GAAGTTGGATCTCTTCATGTGCTTTAAGTTTGAAACGTTTTTTGAATAAAAACACAGCTAAATACAAAAGAGGTGTGTCGCAAATAGCAATTAATACTTTAAATAAAAACCCGCTAATAAGCAGGCCTTTAAACATGCTCCAAGGAAGCACCTCAAAAAAGCACAATAAGAAAACAACCGAAAAAGTATCCACAAATTGCGATAAAAAGGTTGAAAAATTATTACGCAGCCATAAATGTTTCCCTTTGGTTACCCGTTTCCAGAAATGATAGATTTGAATATCTACAAACTGTGCAAAGAGGTAGGCAGTCATACTTGCTCCAACAGCTAAAATGGTACGTCCAAAAACATTATTAAATACCGAATTGTTAATAGGAGAATCAGAAACCGCAGGGACTATATCGGCAACATACACAATTAAAACAGAAAACAGTGACGCAAAAATACCGGTCACCACCACTTGGTTGGCACGTTTTTTTCCGTAAATTTCACTAATTAAATCGGTTATTAAAAACGTAATGGGGTAGGGCAAAATACCCACCGAAACAATAAATAGTTTGCTTCCAAAAACCTCCATATCGAAAGGATGCCAATAGAAGAATTTTTGAAAGATAAGGTTTGAAACTACCAAC
This genomic window from Mariniflexile sp. TRM1-10 contains:
- a CDS encoding queuosine precursor transporter, which produces MTSKDKLAAQQIYMLLGALFITSLVVSNLIFQKFFYWHPFDMEVFGSKLFIVSVGILPYPITFLITDLISEIYGKKRANQVVVTGIFASLFSVLIVYVADIVPAVSDSPINNSVFNNVFGRTILAVGASMTAYLFAQFVDIQIYHFWKRVTKGKHLWLRNNFSTFLSQFVDTFSVVFLLCFFEVLPWSMFKGLLISGFLFKVLIAICDTPLLYLAVFLFKKRFKLKAHEEIQLL